One Peterkaempfera bronchialis DNA window includes the following coding sequences:
- a CDS encoding LLM class F420-dependent oxidoreductase has product MKFTLEYPTERSGHDTAFHDPATMTRFVRAAEEAGFDAICLSEHPAPSRKWVEHGGHTTFDAPVVLAHWAARTERIRMMTHLTVLPYRNPLLAAKTLTTLDRMTGGRLTVVAGAGYLRSEFAALGVDFEERNALFDEAAEVLTRVWSGAPLTFEGRHFTAREQMVRPGPVQPELPLWIGGNSRLARRRVVRFGQGWAPMFTGGEVQTATTRTAEIRTIEELAERVEELREQFEQAGRDPRSLQVQISLPGDPGDAPAQRRAQVERLAAAGVTWSLVHVPGDSLEHALDAVGRFGQDVAAATR; this is encoded by the coding sequence ATGAAGTTCACCCTGGAGTACCCGACGGAACGGTCCGGTCACGACACGGCGTTCCACGACCCGGCGACCATGACCCGCTTTGTGCGGGCTGCGGAGGAGGCCGGTTTTGACGCGATCTGCCTGAGCGAGCACCCGGCGCCCTCCCGCAAGTGGGTCGAGCACGGCGGGCACACCACGTTCGACGCCCCCGTGGTGCTGGCCCACTGGGCGGCGCGCACCGAGCGCATCCGGATGATGACCCACCTGACCGTGCTGCCCTACCGCAATCCCCTGCTGGCCGCGAAGACCCTCACCACCCTGGACCGGATGACGGGCGGGCGGCTCACGGTGGTGGCCGGGGCGGGCTATCTGCGATCGGAGTTCGCGGCGCTCGGCGTCGACTTCGAGGAGCGCAACGCCCTGTTCGACGAGGCCGCCGAGGTGCTGACCCGGGTGTGGTCCGGCGCTCCCCTCACCTTCGAGGGCCGCCACTTCACCGCCCGCGAGCAGATGGTGCGGCCGGGGCCGGTCCAACCGGAACTGCCGCTGTGGATCGGGGGGAACAGCCGCCTGGCCCGCCGCCGTGTCGTCCGGTTCGGGCAGGGCTGGGCCCCGATGTTCACCGGCGGCGAGGTCCAGACCGCCACCACCCGTACCGCCGAGATCCGCACCATCGAGGAACTGGCCGAACGGGTCGAGGAGCTGCGCGAGCAGTTCGAGCAGGCCGGGCGCGATCCGCGCTCCCTCCAGGTGCAGATCAGCCTGCCCGGTGATCCGGGGGACGCTCCCGCACAGCGCCGGGCGCAGGTGGAGCGGCTGGCCGCCGCCGGGGTGACGTGGAGTCTGGTCCACGTCCCCGGCGACAGCCTCGAACACGCTCTGGACGCCGTGGGCCGCTTCGGACAGGATGTCGCCGCAGCCACCCGGTGA